One part of the Aurantibacillus circumpalustris genome encodes these proteins:
- a CDS encoding PD-(D/E)XK nuclease family protein, giving the protein MAKEFLKLVAEFIHERYKDNVEKLCIVLPNKRGALFLKNHLAQTFGKTIWLPTIISAEDLITELSGLKTLEEIDLVCHLYESYKICYGPNAETFDSFAKWGQLILQDFNEIDRYLADSEQLYENLKDIKVIENWSLGEENLSEYQTNYLQFMNSLGAIYKHFSAFLLTNNWGYQGLAYKYAVINQDTNTFVDQFDKLLFCGFNALNAAELKIFYKLFEQKKADLIWDADNYYLKNPNQEAGLFLRNNFDLFKERDPLFIQDNFREKKDIKIISVPKQIGQAQVVKQTLQHFIDQNIPLDRVAVVLANEKLLWPVLQQLPGSIEHVNITMEYPLRYTSTYGFIELLIQLQLNFDKQKKAYKTIYHNDLINLFRQPIFLYYLKARGLDLNLSLIIGQINARNLSFISQKNLQQLLQESYVQVQQLLQPSKSIQELCETIQGVLKTCIVYFSEQQSSNQNNLELEYLQIILKNFNRLNDILIRYPHFNDIQSFKQLYTQVVGNSSAPFIGEPLRGLQIMGVLETRTLDFDHIILVNVNEGVLPSGKTINSFIPNDLKRAFGLPLYLEKDAIYAYHFYRLLQRAKDITITYDSETDTFGKGEKSRFVTQLQLEMKHYNSEITITEEVASYKTFPEELDNTIIIQKNDEVLKSILSKATSSDQYGGLSPSGLISYKECQLKFYFRYSTHLKETKEVEESAEANTFGSILHLSLETLYKDFTGKIITTNDLQEKLKLADVAVQESFISFFDNTEPVGKSILQQEVIKVYVKKLINNDIKFITGLSEENQFLTLNSLEKELSAALELKLKDKTETIYIKGKIDRVDSFGGQIRVIDYKSSVKDTDKFVFDGFEKLFQDKNYNKQFQLFIYAWLLYKNGTPPEKLMPCIVPFKVFLEEPKYVLGANKKPFVFTSQFFDEFETELKLFIASIFDQTLPFIQTDDEKTHEYCPYNVICNFKI; this is encoded by the coding sequence ATGGCAAAAGAGTTTCTAAAATTAGTTGCAGAATTTATTCACGAAAGATACAAAGATAATGTAGAAAAACTTTGCATTGTATTACCCAACAAACGGGGCGCACTCTTTTTAAAAAACCATCTGGCTCAAACTTTTGGAAAAACAATTTGGCTACCTACAATAATTAGCGCCGAAGATTTAATTACCGAACTCAGCGGTCTAAAAACACTCGAGGAAATTGATTTAGTTTGTCATCTTTATGAAAGTTATAAAATCTGTTATGGCCCCAATGCTGAAACTTTTGACAGTTTTGCAAAATGGGGGCAATTAATTTTACAGGATTTTAATGAAATAGACCGCTACTTGGCAGACTCAGAACAACTTTATGAAAACTTAAAGGACATTAAAGTCATTGAAAACTGGAGTCTGGGCGAAGAAAATTTAAGCGAGTACCAAACAAACTATTTGCAATTTATGAATAGCCTCGGAGCTATCTATAAACATTTTTCAGCTTTTCTACTTACGAATAACTGGGGGTATCAAGGACTAGCATACAAGTATGCCGTAATCAATCAAGATACAAATACTTTTGTTGATCAATTTGACAAATTACTTTTTTGCGGTTTTAATGCATTAAATGCGGCCGAACTAAAAATATTTTACAAACTTTTTGAGCAAAAAAAAGCAGACCTTATTTGGGATGCAGATAATTACTATTTAAAAAATCCAAACCAGGAAGCGGGTTTATTTTTAAGAAATAATTTTGATTTATTTAAAGAACGAGATCCACTTTTTATACAAGATAATTTCCGAGAAAAAAAAGACATTAAAATTATTTCTGTCCCAAAACAAATTGGTCAGGCACAAGTTGTAAAACAAACACTTCAACACTTTATCGATCAAAACATTCCTTTAGATCGCGTTGCGGTTGTGTTGGCGAACGAAAAACTTTTGTGGCCCGTTTTGCAGCAGTTACCAGGTTCCATTGAGCATGTAAACATTACGATGGAATATCCTTTGAGATATACCTCTACTTATGGGTTTATTGAACTTCTCATTCAACTTCAACTAAATTTTGACAAGCAAAAAAAGGCTTACAAGACTATTTATCACAACGATTTAATTAATCTTTTTAGACAACCGATATTTTTATATTACTTAAAAGCGCGGGGACTAGATCTCAACCTTTCTTTGATTATTGGACAGATAAACGCACGGAACCTTTCTTTTATTTCCCAAAAAAATCTACAACAATTATTACAGGAAAGTTATGTTCAGGTTCAACAACTTCTACAACCTTCCAAATCAATTCAGGAATTATGCGAAACCATTCAAGGTGTTTTAAAAACCTGTATTGTTTATTTTTCAGAACAACAAAGTAGTAATCAAAACAATTTAGAACTTGAATATTTACAAATTATACTCAAAAATTTTAACCGCTTAAATGATATCCTTATACGGTATCCGCATTTTAACGACATACAATCGTTTAAACAACTTTACACACAAGTTGTAGGGAACTCCTCTGCACCTTTTATTGGTGAACCTTTGCGAGGGTTGCAAATAATGGGGGTTTTAGAAACCCGTACTCTCGATTTCGATCACATTATTTTAGTGAATGTGAACGAAGGGGTCTTACCTTCTGGAAAAACAATCAATTCTTTTATTCCTAACGATCTTAAACGGGCTTTTGGTTTGCCTTTGTATTTGGAAAAAGACGCTATTTACGCCTATCACTTTTATCGCTTGTTACAAAGGGCCAAAGATATTACCATTACTTACGATAGTGAAACAGATACCTTTGGTAAAGGTGAGAAAAGCAGATTCGTCACTCAGTTGCAATTAGAAATGAAACACTACAATTCAGAAATTACTATAACTGAAGAAGTAGCTTCTTACAAAACTTTTCCGGAAGAATTAGACAACACTATTATCATTCAAAAAAACGATGAAGTTCTAAAATCCATTCTTTCAAAAGCCACTAGCAGTGATCAGTATGGCGGGCTGTCTCCATCAGGACTTATATCCTACAAAGAATGTCAGCTGAAGTTTTATTTTCGTTACAGCACACATTTAAAAGAAACAAAAGAGGTAGAAGAAAGTGCTGAGGCAAATACCTTTGGTTCTATTTTGCATTTAAGTTTAGAAACACTTTACAAAGATTTTACCGGAAAAATAATCACTACAAACGATTTACAAGAAAAACTGAAACTAGCTGATGTTGCCGTTCAAGAAAGTTTTATTTCCTTTTTCGATAATACCGAACCCGTTGGAAAAAGTATTTTACAACAAGAAGTAATTAAAGTGTATGTAAAAAAACTCATTAACAACGATATCAAATTTATTACGGGCTTATCAGAAGAAAATCAGTTTCTTACTTTGAATAGTTTAGAAAAAGAACTTTCAGCAGCCTTGGAACTTAAGCTCAAAGACAAAACCGAAACCATTTACATTAAAGGAAAAATTGACAGAGTAGACAGTTTTGGCGGGCAAATAAGGGTTATCGATTACAAAAGTTCGGTTAAAGACACCGATAAATTTGTATTTGATGGATTTGAGAAATTATTTCAGGATAAAAACTACAACAAACAATTTCAACTTTTTATTTATGCCTGGTTACTATATAAAAACGGTACGCCCCCTGAAAAGTTGATGCCCTGCATTGTTCCCTTTAAAGTGTTTTTAGAAGAACCTAAATATGTTCTGGGAGCTAATAAAAAACCCTTTGTTTTTACGTCACAGTTTTTTGATGAATTTGAAACAGAATTAAAATTATTTATTGCTTCTATTTTTGATCAAACTCTTCCCTTCATTCAAACAGATGATGAGAAGACGCATGAGTATTGTCCGTATAATGTGATTTGTAATTTTAAGATTTAG
- the asnS gene encoding asparagine--tRNA ligase, translated as MARLRIKDILKTTPTEQTITVKGWVRTFRNNSFIALNDGSTNNNLQVVVDFENTAEEILKRITTGAAVSATGVLVASLGKGQTVELKATSVEIIGDSDAEKYPLQPKKHSLEFLREIAHLRFRTNTFGAVFRVRNTLAFAIHKFFNEKGFVYIHTPVVTASDAEGAGEMFRVTTLDMSNPPKDENGNIDFKQDFFGKSTNLTVSGQLEGELAAMAFSDIYTFGPTFRAENSNTARHLAEFWMIEPEIAFSDLSDNMDLAEEMLQYVIKYALENNSEDIQFLSQRLEDEEKQKPQNERSEMTLLDKLKFCLDNKFERITYTQAIEILRESNHNKKKKFQYLIDKWGVDLQSEHERYLVEKHFKKPVILTDYPKEIKSFYMRQNDDGKTVAAMDILFPGIGEMVGGSQREERLDKLETRMGEMGIPTEELSWYLDTRRFGSCPHAGFGLGFERLILFVTGMTNIRDVIPFPRAPKNCEF; from the coding sequence ATGGCACGTTTACGCATTAAAGACATTTTAAAAACTACACCAACAGAGCAAACCATCACCGTTAAAGGGTGGGTTCGTACATTTAGAAACAATTCCTTCATCGCGTTAAACGATGGTTCAACCAATAATAATTTACAAGTTGTTGTCGATTTTGAAAATACAGCGGAAGAGATTTTAAAACGTATTACTACCGGAGCCGCTGTGAGTGCAACTGGCGTGCTGGTTGCTTCTTTAGGAAAAGGTCAAACTGTAGAATTAAAAGCCACTTCTGTAGAAATTATTGGTGATAGTGATGCGGAGAAATATCCACTGCAACCAAAAAAACATAGTTTAGAATTTTTGCGCGAGATTGCGCATTTACGTTTTCGTACCAATACATTCGGCGCAGTATTTCGTGTAAGAAATACTTTAGCGTTTGCCATTCATAAATTCTTTAATGAAAAGGGGTTTGTATACATTCATACGCCCGTAGTAACAGCGAGTGATGCCGAGGGAGCAGGAGAAATGTTTCGGGTTACCACTCTTGACATGTCCAATCCTCCAAAGGATGAAAACGGTAACATCGATTTCAAACAAGATTTCTTTGGTAAATCAACCAACCTCACTGTTTCTGGTCAACTAGAAGGAGAATTGGCAGCAATGGCTTTTTCTGATATTTATACTTTTGGTCCAACGTTTAGAGCTGAGAATAGCAATACAGCACGTCACCTCGCTGAATTTTGGATGATTGAACCAGAGATAGCTTTTTCTGATTTATCGGATAACATGGATTTAGCAGAAGAAATGCTGCAATACGTTATCAAGTACGCTTTGGAAAATAATTCGGAGGACATTCAGTTTTTAAGTCAGCGTTTAGAGGATGAAGAAAAACAGAAACCACAGAATGAAAGAAGTGAAATGACCTTATTAGACAAATTAAAATTTTGTTTAGATAATAAATTCGAGCGAATCACTTATACTCAGGCAATTGAAATTTTACGTGAAAGTAATCACAATAAGAAAAAGAAGTTTCAATATCTTATCGATAAATGGGGCGTTGATCTTCAGAGTGAACACGAACGTTACCTCGTAGAAAAACATTTTAAGAAACCAGTCATCTTAACTGATTATCCAAAAGAGATAAAATCGTTTTACATGCGTCAGAACGACGATGGAAAAACGGTGGCTGCTATGGATATTTTATTCCCAGGTATTGGCGAAATGGTTGGTGGAAGTCAGCGTGAAGAACGTTTGGATAAACTTGAAACCCGTATGGGTGAAATGGGAATTCCAACGGAAGAACTTTCCTGGTACTTAGATACAAGACGTTTTGGATCTTGTCCACATGCAGGTTTTGGCTTAGGATTTGAGCGTTTGATCTTGTTTGTGACAGGTATGACGAATATTCGCGATGTAATTCCTTTTCCCAGAGCTCCTAAGAATTGTGAGTTTTAG
- the recF gene encoding DNA replication/repair protein RecF (All proteins in this family for which functions are known are DNA-binding proteins that assist the filamentation of RecA onto DNA for the initiation of recombination or recombinational repair.), translating to MFLKQLSLINFKNHSEFEAKFSEKINCFVGNNGIGKTNLLDAIHYLSFCKSFFTAIDSQNIKHNEGFFVIQGFFDKVGEQSEVYCGIKRNQKKIFKKNKKEYDRLSEHIGQFPLVMISPSDSDLINDSSEARRKFLDGIISQYDKVYLDKLISYNQVLKQRNALLKHFYETRSFDSETLEIWDEQLVMYGRSILEIRIEFLKQFIPLFNSYYKFISESKEEVAIHYENSLGEKDYKTGLLTTLARDRAVNYTTVGPHKDDLDFKLNNFSLKKYASQGQQKSFLLALKLAQFEFIKNQKNTKPLLLLDDVYDKLDEARFTKLLEMVSSDKFGQVFITDTHADRMNELLNQKKIEHRIFMVDNNLINSLTEPSH from the coding sequence ATGTTTTTAAAGCAATTATCTCTCATAAACTTCAAAAATCACTCAGAATTTGAGGCAAAATTCTCTGAAAAGATCAACTGTTTTGTGGGAAATAATGGCATTGGGAAAACCAATCTCTTAGACGCTATTCATTACCTGTCGTTTTGTAAGAGCTTTTTTACTGCTATTGATAGCCAGAACATAAAACACAACGAGGGTTTTTTTGTAATCCAGGGCTTTTTTGATAAAGTTGGGGAACAAAGTGAGGTTTATTGCGGTATAAAACGGAATCAAAAAAAAATATTCAAGAAAAATAAAAAGGAATACGATCGTTTAAGTGAACATATTGGTCAATTTCCATTAGTAATGATTTCGCCAAGTGATTCTGATCTTATTAACGACAGCAGTGAAGCAAGACGTAAATTTTTGGATGGAATTATTTCTCAATACGATAAGGTTTACCTCGACAAACTCATTTCATACAATCAGGTTTTAAAACAGCGCAATGCCTTACTAAAACATTTTTACGAGACAAGGAGCTTTGATTCGGAAACGCTTGAAATTTGGGACGAACAGCTTGTGATGTACGGAAGAAGTATTCTAGAAATACGTATCGAATTTTTAAAACAATTTATTCCCTTATTTAATTCCTATTATAAATTTATAAGCGAAAGCAAAGAAGAAGTTGCCATACATTATGAAAATAGTTTGGGAGAAAAAGATTATAAAACAGGCCTTCTTACCACATTGGCAAGAGATAGGGCTGTTAATTATACAACTGTTGGTCCGCACAAAGATGACCTCGATTTTAAACTGAATAATTTTAGTCTTAAAAAATATGCCTCACAGGGTCAACAAAAATCTTTTTTATTGGCGCTAAAGCTTGCGCAATTTGAATTTATAAAAAACCAAAAAAATACAAAGCCCCTTTTATTATTGGATGACGTGTATGATAAACTCGATGAAGCGCGCTTTACCAAATTACTTGAAATGGTAAGTAGTGATAAATTCGGTCAGGTTTTTATTACAGATACCCACGCCGATAGAATGAATGAATTATTAAACCAAAAAAAAATAGAACACCGTATATTTATGGTGGATAATAATTTGATCAACTCCCTAACAGAACCTTCACACTAA
- a CDS encoding tetratricopeptide repeat protein has product MADLKEETTVDNNEQNQVEETVETKRPIDPSLQGIQLFYEQNKKMVTYLGGGLLVLIGAFCFFKLYYLPEQEKEAVNEIFWAENLFQRDSFNMAVKGGAMVMSADGQKQMKGFEQIAEEYSMTKTGSLANYYAGICYLRTGNFEKAIEFLGKYDGNDATIAPIAIGAIGDCNMELNRIDEAVKYYSKAANKSENGFTSPLYLKKAGFANELNGNFSEALNNYERIRKEFPKSAEAQDIDKNIAKVKAEGNL; this is encoded by the coding sequence ATGGCTGATTTAAAAGAAGAAACTACTGTTGATAATAACGAACAAAATCAAGTAGAAGAAACAGTTGAAACAAAACGACCAATTGACCCAAGCTTACAAGGGATTCAGTTGTTTTATGAGCAAAATAAGAAGATGGTTACCTACTTAGGTGGTGGACTTTTAGTGCTAATTGGAGCATTTTGCTTTTTCAAATTATATTATTTACCTGAACAAGAAAAGGAAGCGGTTAACGAAATTTTTTGGGCTGAAAACCTTTTTCAAAGGGACAGTTTTAATATGGCAGTTAAAGGTGGTGCTATGGTAATGTCTGCGGATGGTCAAAAACAAATGAAAGGCTTTGAACAAATCGCTGAAGAATATAGCATGACTAAAACAGGAAGCCTTGCAAATTATTATGCCGGTATTTGTTATTTACGTACCGGTAACTTTGAGAAAGCAATTGAGTTTTTAGGAAAATACGATGGTAATGATGCTACAATTGCTCCGATTGCAATTGGTGCTATTGGCGATTGTAACATGGAATTAAATCGCATAGACGAAGCTGTAAAGTATTATTCAAAAGCCGCAAACAAAAGCGAGAATGGATTTACTAGCCCACTTTATTTGAAGAAAGCTGGATTTGCAAATGAATTAAATGGAAATTTTTCTGAAGCCTTAAATAATTACGAAAGAATTAGAAAGGAATTTCCTAAATCTGCTGAAGCTCAGGATATTGATAAAAATATCGCTAAAGTAAAAGCTGAAGGAAATCTATAA
- the ribH gene encoding 6,7-dimethyl-8-ribityllumazine synthase, giving the protein MSSVNKNLSDVEGSNIPDAKTFKFGVVYSEWNYEITNALKDGAVKTLVQNGALSENIIIKEVPGSFELTLGAQYLAEYSNVDAIICLGCVIQGETRHFDFICDAVAKGITDLNIKYNIPVIFGVLTPNNQQQAIDRAGGKHGNKGDEAAVTAIKMLGLKNSFKSSKSVGFSR; this is encoded by the coding sequence ATGAGCAGTGTAAATAAAAATTTATCGGATGTAGAAGGAAGTAATATTCCGGATGCGAAAACGTTCAAGTTTGGTGTCGTTTATTCTGAATGGAATTACGAAATCACCAATGCTTTAAAAGATGGCGCCGTAAAAACACTCGTACAGAATGGCGCCCTTAGCGAAAACATTATTATTAAAGAAGTCCCAGGTAGTTTTGAGCTAACCTTAGGTGCACAATACTTAGCAGAGTATTCAAATGTAGATGCTATAATTTGCTTAGGCTGTGTTATTCAGGGCGAAACACGTCATTTTGATTTTATTTGTGATGCAGTGGCCAAAGGCATTACAGACTTAAATATAAAATACAATATCCCTGTTATTTTTGGTGTGCTTACACCTAATAATCAACAACAAGCTATTGATAGAGCAGGAGGAAAGCACGGCAACAAAGGCGATGAAGCCGCAGTTACGGCTATTAAAATGCTCGGACTTAAAAACAGTTTTAAGTCAAGTAAATCTGTTGGCTTTTCGCGATAA
- a CDS encoding magnesium chelatase, protein MSQPKIKTLGELKKSGYKFLSIKDELRENLITKLKKNEEIFEGIFGYEETVIPELQRAILSRHNILFLGLRGQAKTKMARQLVNLLDEYIPVIAGSPLNDDPLQPISNFAKKLIAEKKDETPISWIHRADRFAEKLATPDVSVADLIGDLDPIKAANLKLSFSDENVIHYGLIPRSNRFIFVINELPDLQARLQVALFNILQEGDVQIRGFNLRIPLDLQFVFTANPEDYTNRGSIVTPLKDRIGSQILTHYPKSVEYSKQITQDQARLNKEQQKIEVPEILKNLVEQIAIEARTSEFVDSKSGVSARLTISAYESLISTAELRFLNNKQPYTFARISDLYGAIPAINGKIELVYEGEQEGPAVIAQNLISLAIRNLFIQLFPDPAKLKRKKEASEYTEIVEWFSQNNILDLLDKEKDEVYTSALNFVEGLEELVSKYYPKLKGAEKITLMEFVLHGLAEHSLLSKNKLVEGVSFKDYFGSLMNQNLNFDKEDNF, encoded by the coding sequence ATGAGTCAACCAAAAATAAAAACGCTTGGAGAATTAAAAAAATCGGGATACAAATTTTTAAGTATTAAAGATGAGTTACGCGAAAATCTAATCACCAAACTTAAAAAGAACGAAGAAATTTTTGAAGGTATTTTCGGTTACGAAGAAACCGTAATACCTGAATTGCAGCGCGCCATTTTAAGCCGTCACAATATTTTGTTTTTAGGATTAAGAGGTCAGGCCAAAACAAAAATGGCAAGGCAATTGGTGAATTTACTCGATGAATACATTCCGGTTATTGCCGGAAGTCCTTTAAACGACGACCCTTTGCAGCCCATCTCTAATTTTGCGAAAAAACTTATTGCAGAGAAAAAAGATGAAACACCAATAAGCTGGATACACAGAGCCGATCGTTTCGCAGAAAAACTCGCAACACCCGATGTAAGTGTAGCTGATTTAATTGGTGATCTTGATCCTATTAAAGCTGCTAATTTAAAATTGTCTTTTTCAGACGAAAACGTGATTCATTACGGACTCATTCCGCGCAGTAACCGTTTTATTTTTGTTATTAATGAACTTCCCGATTTACAGGCGCGTCTGCAAGTTGCACTATTTAATATTTTGCAAGAAGGCGATGTGCAGATAAGAGGTTTTAATTTGAGAATTCCTTTAGATCTTCAATTTGTATTCACCGCCAATCCAGAAGATTATACCAATCGTGGAAGCATTGTAACCCCATTAAAAGACAGAATTGGTTCACAGATATTGACCCATTATCCAAAATCAGTTGAATATTCTAAACAAATTACGCAGGATCAAGCACGTTTAAATAAGGAGCAACAAAAAATTGAAGTTCCTGAAATTCTAAAAAACCTTGTTGAACAAATAGCTATTGAAGCGAGAACCAGTGAGTTTGTGGATTCAAAAAGTGGTGTGAGTGCACGTTTAACAATAAGTGCTTACGAGAGTTTAATTAGTACTGCGGAATTACGTTTCTTAAACAATAAACAACCTTACACTTTTGCACGTATCAGCGACCTTTATGGTGCTATTCCTGCCATAAACGGAAAAATTGAGTTGGTGTATGAAGGCGAACAAGAAGGTCCCGCCGTGATTGCGCAAAATTTAATTAGCCTAGCCATTCGCAATTTATTTATTCAGTTATTTCCTGATCCTGCAAAACTAAAACGTAAAAAAGAAGCTTCTGAATACACCGAAATCGTAGAATGGTTTTCGCAAAATAATATACTCGACTTACTTGATAAAGAAAAAGACGAGGTGTATACTTCGGCATTAAATTTTGTAGAAGGATTGGAAGAACTTGTATCGAAATACTACCCTAAACTAAAAGGTGCCGAAAAAATTACTCTTATGGAATTCGTTCTTCACGGCTTAGCAGAACATTCTCTGCTTAGCAAAAACAAGCTGGTGGAAGGTGTAAGTTTCAAAGATTATTTTGGATCCTTAATGAATCAAAATTTAAATTTTGATAAAGAGGATAATTTCTAG
- a CDS encoding vWA domain-containing protein, producing the protein MSGYRFKNFLADPKSKFDELFTIFKQLITHTSGDVEEALDWFKQLDKEYELTNNDYTFDDFVNDLKKRGYLKEKKDGTGGLSITPKTEQAIRSNALEHIFGKLKKGAPGNHKTKFTGKNGEEISMDLRAYEFGDSPQSISMIESLKQAQINHGLDNFHLTENDLLVGEQEFKTQTATVLMIDISHSMILYGEDRITPAKMVAMAMAEMVKRNYPKDSLDIIVFGDDAWPIQLKDLPYLQVGPYHTNTVAGLELAMSILRKKKATNKHIFMITDGKPSCIKENGTYYKNSNGLDRRIVNKCLTLAASCKRSKIEVTTFMVASDNYLKSFIDEFTEANQGKAYFTGLKGLGEMIFRDYTNKKSKKI; encoded by the coding sequence GTGTCAGGATATAGATTCAAAAATTTTCTAGCCGATCCAAAATCTAAGTTTGATGAATTGTTTACTATTTTTAAACAGCTCATAACGCATACTAGTGGAGATGTTGAAGAGGCGCTTGATTGGTTTAAACAACTTGACAAAGAATACGAGCTTACCAACAACGATTATACCTTTGATGATTTTGTGAACGATTTAAAAAAGCGTGGTTACCTGAAAGAAAAAAAAGATGGGACAGGTGGTTTATCGATTACACCAAAAACGGAACAAGCTATTCGTTCCAATGCACTAGAACACATTTTCGGGAAACTAAAAAAGGGCGCGCCAGGAAACCACAAAACAAAGTTTACTGGTAAAAATGGTGAAGAAATAAGCATGGATTTGAGAGCTTATGAATTTGGTGATTCCCCGCAAAGTATTTCAATGATTGAATCGTTGAAGCAGGCGCAGATTAATCACGGCCTTGATAATTTTCATCTTACTGAAAATGATCTTTTGGTGGGCGAACAAGAATTTAAAACACAAACAGCAACTGTTTTAATGATTGACATTAGCCATAGCATGATACTTTATGGAGAAGATAGAATTACTCCTGCAAAAATGGTAGCAATGGCTATGGCCGAAATGGTAAAACGAAATTATCCTAAAGACAGTCTTGATATCATTGTTTTTGGAGATGATGCCTGGCCAATTCAGTTGAAAGATCTTCCTTATTTACAAGTGGGTCCTTATCACACGAATACGGTTGCAGGGCTTGAACTAGCCATGTCGATTCTTAGAAAAAAGAAAGCCACTAACAAACATATTTTTATGATCACAGATGGTAAGCCGTCTTGTATAAAAGAAAATGGAACCTACTATAAAAACAGTAATGGCTTAGATCGTCGCATTGTAAATAAATGTTTAACACTTGCTGCTTCTTGTAAACGAAGCAAAATTGAAGTAACTACTTTTATGGTTGCAAGCGATAATTATTTAAAAAGTTTTATAGATGAATTTACAGAAGCCAATCAAGGAAAAGCTTATTTTACAGGACTTAAAGGACTTGGTGAAATGATTTTTAGAGATTATACAAATAAAAAGAGTAAAAAAATTTAA
- a CDS encoding pentapeptide repeat-containing protein, translating to MNFANAKDFGFEVHFENCNLDYASFDKKKMNSSTFKACKIHNGNFTQADLSKSKLDNCDFYEALFSNTNLSGVDLRSCHNFIIDPELNKIRRAKFMLSSLPSLLQRYEIIVENS from the coding sequence TTGAATTTTGCAAACGCTAAAGATTTTGGATTTGAAGTCCATTTTGAAAATTGCAATTTAGATTATGCCTCTTTCGACAAAAAGAAAATGAATAGCAGTACTTTTAAAGCCTGCAAAATTCATAATGGAAACTTTACGCAGGCAGATCTTTCAAAAAGCAAGCTTGATAATTGTGATTTCTATGAGGCCTTGTTTTCAAATACAAATTTAAGCGGTGTTGATTTAAGAAGCTGTCATAATTTTATTATAGACCCCGAATTAAATAAAATTAGAAGAGCGAAATTTATGCTTAGCAGCTTGCCGTCATTACTTCAGCGTTATGAAATTATTGTCGAAAATTCTTAA
- a CDS encoding YdeI/OmpD-associated family protein, translated as MKKDARIDAYITKSANFAKPILIHFRMLVHKACPLVEETVKWGFPHFDYQNGPLCGIASFKQHCAIGFWKAALMKDSKTLIGMAKTEKAMGHLGRITSLKDLPKDSVLIKYIKNAMKLNEQGIKLSPKTKQAKTKELIIPDYFTKTLGKNKKALKTFEAFSPTNKKEYVLWVTEAKTEETRNTRLATAIEWMSEGKIRNWKYVKK; from the coding sequence ATGAAAAAAGACGCGAGAATAGATGCATACATAACAAAGTCTGCCAATTTTGCAAAACCCATTCTCATTCATTTCCGCATGCTCGTCCACAAGGCCTGTCCCTTAGTTGAAGAAACTGTTAAATGGGGTTTTCCACACTTTGATTACCAAAATGGTCCCTTGTGCGGCATTGCTTCATTTAAACAGCACTGTGCTATTGGTTTCTGGAAAGCCGCTCTGATGAAAGATTCAAAAACGCTTATTGGGATGGCTAAAACCGAAAAGGCTATGGGGCATTTAGGTAGAATCACTTCTTTAAAAGACCTTCCAAAAGACTCTGTATTGATCAAGTACATAAAAAACGCCATGAAGCTTAATGAGCAAGGCATTAAATTATCCCCTAAAACAAAACAAGCAAAAACGAAAGAACTTATTATTCCTGATTATTTTACAAAGACCCTTGGCAAAAACAAAAAAGCATTAAAAACATTTGAAGCTTTTAGCCCGACCAATAAAAAAGAATACGTGCTTTGGGTTACAGAAGCCAAAACGGAAGAAACCCGAAATACAAGACTCGCAACCGCCATAGAATGGATGAGTGAAGGAAAAATACGCAATTGGAAATACGTAAAAAAATAA